In the Taeniopygia guttata chromosome 12, bTaeGut7.mat, whole genome shotgun sequence genome, one interval contains:
- the SLC6A6 gene encoding sodium- and chloride-dependent taurine transporter isoform X6 has protein sequence MATKEKLQCLKDFHKDILKPSPGKSPGTRPEDEAEGKPPQREKWASKIDFLLSVAGGFIGLGNVWRFPYLCYKNGGGAFLIPYFIFLFGGGLPVFFLEVVLGQYTSEGGITCWEKICPIFTGIGYASIVIVSLLNVYYIVILAWGLYYLFQSFQSVLPWAHCHQKWNTPTCVEDTLRKNKTLWISLNATNFTSPVTEFWERNVLSLSSGIEDIGIIKWDLALCLLLVWVICFFCIWKGVKSTGKVVYITATFPFIMLLVLLIRGVTLPGAAEGIKFYLYPDISRLADPQVWIDAGTQIFFSYAICLGAMTSLGSYNKYKYNCYRDCLLLGCLNSGTSFVSGFAIFSVLGFMAQEQGVNIADVAESGPGLAFIAYPKAVSMMPLPTFWAILFFIMLLLLGLDSQFVEVEGQITSLVDLHPSFLRKGYRREIFIAIVCFLSYLLGLTMVTEGGMYVFQLFDYYAASGVCLLWVAFFECIAVAWVYGADNIYDAIEDMIGYRPGPWMKWSWIVITPVLCVGCFIFSLAKYKPLTYNKVYTYPDWAIGLGWVLALSSMICIPMVMVIRIIRSDGSLIERIKAVAAPKEVNRWSKETESGTPFCPNGTSNGGLIKPTHIIVETMM, from the exons ATGGCAACAAAGGAAAAGCTTCAGTGCTTGAAAGATTTCCACAAGGACATCCTCAAACCTTCCCCTGGCAAGAGCCCGGGGACACGGCCTGAGGATGAGGCTGAGGGAAAGCCACCCCAGCGGGAGAAGTGGGCGAGCAAGATCGACTTCCTGCTGTCCGTGGCAGGGGGATTCATCGGTTTAGGCAACGTCTGGCGGTTCCCGTATCTCTGCTACAAAAACGGCGgag GTGCATTTCTTATAccttatttcattttcctgtttgGGGGAGGTCTTCCCGTGTTTTTCCTGGAGGTGGTGCTAGGACAGTATACCTCCGAAGGTGGAATTACATGCTGGGAAAAGATCTGCCCTATTTTCACTG GAATTGGTTATGCTTCCATAGTGATTGTGTCCCTTTTGAATGTGTACTACATCGTGATCCTGGCCTGGGGACTCTACTACCTGTTCCAGTCGTTCCAGAGTGTCCTGCCATGGGCACACTGCCACCAGAAGTGGAACACGCCGACCTGTGTGGAAGACACTCTCAGGAAGAACAAAACACTCTGGATATCACTGAATGCCACTAACTTCACCTCTCCTGTCACAGAGTTTTGGGA GCGCAATGTGCTGAGCTTGTCCTCGGGCATTGAAGATATTGGTATTATCAAGTGGGATCTAGCACTGTGTCTCCTCCTCGTCTGGGTGATATGTTTCTTCTGCATTTGGAAAGGAGTCAAATCCACTGGGAAG GTAGTGTACATCACTGCCACATTCCCATTCATCATGCTCCTTGTTCTACTCATCCGTGGCGTgaccctgcctggagctgcagaaggcATCAAGTTTTATCTTTACCCTGATATCTCACGGTTAGCTGACCCACAG GTCTGGATAGATGCAGGGACACAAATCTTCTTCTCATATGCAATCTGCTTAGGAGCAAtgacttccctggggagctaCAACAAGTACAAATACAACTGCTATAG GGACTGTTTGCTGCTGGGATGCCTGAACAGTGGTACCAGTTTTGTGTCTGGCTTCGCAATTTTTTCCGTCCTGGGCTTCATGGCACAAGAGCAAGGGGTGAACATTGCTGATGTGGCAGAGTCAG GTCCAGGCCTGGCCTTCATTGCCTACCCAAAAGCTGTGTCCATGATGCCACTGCCCACCTTTTGGGcaatccttttttttattatgcttCTGTTGCTTGGACTGGATAGCCAG TTTGTTGAAGTTGAAGGACAGATCACGTCATTAGTTGATCTGCACCCATCCTTCCTAAGGAAGGGTTACCGACGGGAAATCTTCATCGCTATAGTGTGTTTCCTTAGCTATCTTCTGGGACTAACTATGGTGACTGAG GGTGGCATGTATGTTTTTCAACTCTTTGACTACTATGCAGCTAGTGGTGTATGCCTTTTGTGGGTTGCATTCTTTGAATGTATTGCTGTAGCCTGGGTTTATG GCGCTGATAATATTTATGATGCCATTGAGGATATGATTGGATACAGACCTGGTCCCTGGATGAAGTGGAGCTGGATTGTGATCACACCAGTTCTCTGCGTG GGGTGCTTTATCTTTTCTTTGGCCAAGTATAAACCACTGACCTACAACAAGGTCTACACATACCCAGACTGGGCAATTGGCCTGGGCTGGGTTCTTGCCCTTTCCTCCATGATCTGCATCCCTATGGTGATGGTCATCCGCATCATTCGGTCAGATGGGTCACTCATTGAG AGGATAAAGGCAGTGGCTGCCCCCAAGGAGGTGAATCGGTGGTCCAAAGAAACGGAGAGTGGCACCCCCTTCTGCCCCAATGGAACTTCGAATGGCGGATTGATCAAGCCAACTCATATCATTGTGGAAACCATGATGTGA
- the SLC6A6 gene encoding sodium- and chloride-dependent taurine transporter isoform X3, translating into MLHLMLMGLPGKENTFSRDSSSSKKELIALGISQIWTQKTTESRNMATKEKLQCLKDFHKDILKPSPGKSPGTRPEDEAEGKPPQREKWASKIDFLLSVAGGFIGLGNVWRFPYLCYKNGGGAFLIPYFIFLFGGGLPVFFLEVVLGQYTSEGGITCWEKICPIFTGIGYASIVIVSLLNVYYIVILAWGLYYLFQSFQSVLPWAHCHQKWNTPTCVEDTLRKNKTLWISLNATNFTSPVTEFWERNVLSLSSGIEDIGIIKWDLALCLLLVWVICFFCIWKGVKSTGKVVYITATFPFIMLLVLLIRGVTLPGAAEGIKFYLYPDISRLADPQVWIDAGTQIFFSYAICLGAMTSLGSYNKYKYNCYRDCLLLGCLNSGTSFVSGFAIFSVLGFMAQEQGVNIADVAESGPGLAFIAYPKAVSMMPLPTFWAILFFIMLLLLGLDSQFVEVEGQITSLVDLHPSFLRKGYRREIFIAIVCFLSYLLGLTMVTEGGMYVFQLFDYYAASGVCLLWVAFFECIAVAWVYGADNIYDAIEDMIGYRPGPWMKWSWIVITPVLCVGCFIFSLAKYKPLTYNKVYTYPDWAIGLGWVLALSSMICIPMVMVIRIIRSDGSLIERIKAVAAPKEVNRWSKETESGTPFCPNGTSNGGLIKPTHIIVETMM; encoded by the exons AAAGCAGAAATATGGCAACAAAGGAAAAGCTTCAGTGCTTGAAAGATTTCCACAAGGACATCCTCAAACCTTCCCCTGGCAAGAGCCCGGGGACACGGCCTGAGGATGAGGCTGAGGGAAAGCCACCCCAGCGGGAGAAGTGGGCGAGCAAGATCGACTTCCTGCTGTCCGTGGCAGGGGGATTCATCGGTTTAGGCAACGTCTGGCGGTTCCCGTATCTCTGCTACAAAAACGGCGgag GTGCATTTCTTATAccttatttcattttcctgtttgGGGGAGGTCTTCCCGTGTTTTTCCTGGAGGTGGTGCTAGGACAGTATACCTCCGAAGGTGGAATTACATGCTGGGAAAAGATCTGCCCTATTTTCACTG GAATTGGTTATGCTTCCATAGTGATTGTGTCCCTTTTGAATGTGTACTACATCGTGATCCTGGCCTGGGGACTCTACTACCTGTTCCAGTCGTTCCAGAGTGTCCTGCCATGGGCACACTGCCACCAGAAGTGGAACACGCCGACCTGTGTGGAAGACACTCTCAGGAAGAACAAAACACTCTGGATATCACTGAATGCCACTAACTTCACCTCTCCTGTCACAGAGTTTTGGGA GCGCAATGTGCTGAGCTTGTCCTCGGGCATTGAAGATATTGGTATTATCAAGTGGGATCTAGCACTGTGTCTCCTCCTCGTCTGGGTGATATGTTTCTTCTGCATTTGGAAAGGAGTCAAATCCACTGGGAAG GTAGTGTACATCACTGCCACATTCCCATTCATCATGCTCCTTGTTCTACTCATCCGTGGCGTgaccctgcctggagctgcagaaggcATCAAGTTTTATCTTTACCCTGATATCTCACGGTTAGCTGACCCACAG GTCTGGATAGATGCAGGGACACAAATCTTCTTCTCATATGCAATCTGCTTAGGAGCAAtgacttccctggggagctaCAACAAGTACAAATACAACTGCTATAG GGACTGTTTGCTGCTGGGATGCCTGAACAGTGGTACCAGTTTTGTGTCTGGCTTCGCAATTTTTTCCGTCCTGGGCTTCATGGCACAAGAGCAAGGGGTGAACATTGCTGATGTGGCAGAGTCAG GTCCAGGCCTGGCCTTCATTGCCTACCCAAAAGCTGTGTCCATGATGCCACTGCCCACCTTTTGGGcaatccttttttttattatgcttCTGTTGCTTGGACTGGATAGCCAG TTTGTTGAAGTTGAAGGACAGATCACGTCATTAGTTGATCTGCACCCATCCTTCCTAAGGAAGGGTTACCGACGGGAAATCTTCATCGCTATAGTGTGTTTCCTTAGCTATCTTCTGGGACTAACTATGGTGACTGAG GGTGGCATGTATGTTTTTCAACTCTTTGACTACTATGCAGCTAGTGGTGTATGCCTTTTGTGGGTTGCATTCTTTGAATGTATTGCTGTAGCCTGGGTTTATG GCGCTGATAATATTTATGATGCCATTGAGGATATGATTGGATACAGACCTGGTCCCTGGATGAAGTGGAGCTGGATTGTGATCACACCAGTTCTCTGCGTG GGGTGCTTTATCTTTTCTTTGGCCAAGTATAAACCACTGACCTACAACAAGGTCTACACATACCCAGACTGGGCAATTGGCCTGGGCTGGGTTCTTGCCCTTTCCTCCATGATCTGCATCCCTATGGTGATGGTCATCCGCATCATTCGGTCAGATGGGTCACTCATTGAG AGGATAAAGGCAGTGGCTGCCCCCAAGGAGGTGAATCGGTGGTCCAAAGAAACGGAGAGTGGCACCCCCTTCTGCCCCAATGGAACTTCGAATGGCGGATTGATCAAGCCAACTCATATCATTGTGGAAACCATGATGTGA
- the SLC6A6 gene encoding sodium- and chloride-dependent taurine transporter isoform X2 — protein sequence MLHLMLMGLPGKENTFSRDSSSLPHPMEESPLPIYIEEGTEVPIESRNMATKEKLQCLKDFHKDILKPSPGKSPGTRPEDEAEGKPPQREKWASKIDFLLSVAGGFIGLGNVWRFPYLCYKNGGGAFLIPYFIFLFGGGLPVFFLEVVLGQYTSEGGITCWEKICPIFTGIGYASIVIVSLLNVYYIVILAWGLYYLFQSFQSVLPWAHCHQKWNTPTCVEDTLRKNKTLWISLNATNFTSPVTEFWERNVLSLSSGIEDIGIIKWDLALCLLLVWVICFFCIWKGVKSTGKVVYITATFPFIMLLVLLIRGVTLPGAAEGIKFYLYPDISRLADPQVWIDAGTQIFFSYAICLGAMTSLGSYNKYKYNCYRDCLLLGCLNSGTSFVSGFAIFSVLGFMAQEQGVNIADVAESGPGLAFIAYPKAVSMMPLPTFWAILFFIMLLLLGLDSQFVEVEGQITSLVDLHPSFLRKGYRREIFIAIVCFLSYLLGLTMVTEGGMYVFQLFDYYAASGVCLLWVAFFECIAVAWVYGADNIYDAIEDMIGYRPGPWMKWSWIVITPVLCVGCFIFSLAKYKPLTYNKVYTYPDWAIGLGWVLALSSMICIPMVMVIRIIRSDGSLIERIKAVAAPKEVNRWSKETESGTPFCPNGTSNGGLIKPTHIIVETMM from the exons AAAGCAGAAATATGGCAACAAAGGAAAAGCTTCAGTGCTTGAAAGATTTCCACAAGGACATCCTCAAACCTTCCCCTGGCAAGAGCCCGGGGACACGGCCTGAGGATGAGGCTGAGGGAAAGCCACCCCAGCGGGAGAAGTGGGCGAGCAAGATCGACTTCCTGCTGTCCGTGGCAGGGGGATTCATCGGTTTAGGCAACGTCTGGCGGTTCCCGTATCTCTGCTACAAAAACGGCGgag GTGCATTTCTTATAccttatttcattttcctgtttgGGGGAGGTCTTCCCGTGTTTTTCCTGGAGGTGGTGCTAGGACAGTATACCTCCGAAGGTGGAATTACATGCTGGGAAAAGATCTGCCCTATTTTCACTG GAATTGGTTATGCTTCCATAGTGATTGTGTCCCTTTTGAATGTGTACTACATCGTGATCCTGGCCTGGGGACTCTACTACCTGTTCCAGTCGTTCCAGAGTGTCCTGCCATGGGCACACTGCCACCAGAAGTGGAACACGCCGACCTGTGTGGAAGACACTCTCAGGAAGAACAAAACACTCTGGATATCACTGAATGCCACTAACTTCACCTCTCCTGTCACAGAGTTTTGGGA GCGCAATGTGCTGAGCTTGTCCTCGGGCATTGAAGATATTGGTATTATCAAGTGGGATCTAGCACTGTGTCTCCTCCTCGTCTGGGTGATATGTTTCTTCTGCATTTGGAAAGGAGTCAAATCCACTGGGAAG GTAGTGTACATCACTGCCACATTCCCATTCATCATGCTCCTTGTTCTACTCATCCGTGGCGTgaccctgcctggagctgcagaaggcATCAAGTTTTATCTTTACCCTGATATCTCACGGTTAGCTGACCCACAG GTCTGGATAGATGCAGGGACACAAATCTTCTTCTCATATGCAATCTGCTTAGGAGCAAtgacttccctggggagctaCAACAAGTACAAATACAACTGCTATAG GGACTGTTTGCTGCTGGGATGCCTGAACAGTGGTACCAGTTTTGTGTCTGGCTTCGCAATTTTTTCCGTCCTGGGCTTCATGGCACAAGAGCAAGGGGTGAACATTGCTGATGTGGCAGAGTCAG GTCCAGGCCTGGCCTTCATTGCCTACCCAAAAGCTGTGTCCATGATGCCACTGCCCACCTTTTGGGcaatccttttttttattatgcttCTGTTGCTTGGACTGGATAGCCAG TTTGTTGAAGTTGAAGGACAGATCACGTCATTAGTTGATCTGCACCCATCCTTCCTAAGGAAGGGTTACCGACGGGAAATCTTCATCGCTATAGTGTGTTTCCTTAGCTATCTTCTGGGACTAACTATGGTGACTGAG GGTGGCATGTATGTTTTTCAACTCTTTGACTACTATGCAGCTAGTGGTGTATGCCTTTTGTGGGTTGCATTCTTTGAATGTATTGCTGTAGCCTGGGTTTATG GCGCTGATAATATTTATGATGCCATTGAGGATATGATTGGATACAGACCTGGTCCCTGGATGAAGTGGAGCTGGATTGTGATCACACCAGTTCTCTGCGTG GGGTGCTTTATCTTTTCTTTGGCCAAGTATAAACCACTGACCTACAACAAGGTCTACACATACCCAGACTGGGCAATTGGCCTGGGCTGGGTTCTTGCCCTTTCCTCCATGATCTGCATCCCTATGGTGATGGTCATCCGCATCATTCGGTCAGATGGGTCACTCATTGAG AGGATAAAGGCAGTGGCTGCCCCCAAGGAGGTGAATCGGTGGTCCAAAGAAACGGAGAGTGGCACCCCCTTCTGCCCCAATGGAACTTCGAATGGCGGATTGATCAAGCCAACTCATATCATTGTGGAAACCATGATGTGA
- the SLC6A6 gene encoding sodium- and chloride-dependent taurine transporter isoform X4, translating to MEESPLPIYIEEGTEVPIAKKELIALGISQIWTQKTTESRNMATKEKLQCLKDFHKDILKPSPGKSPGTRPEDEAEGKPPQREKWASKIDFLLSVAGGFIGLGNVWRFPYLCYKNGGGAFLIPYFIFLFGGGLPVFFLEVVLGQYTSEGGITCWEKICPIFTGIGYASIVIVSLLNVYYIVILAWGLYYLFQSFQSVLPWAHCHQKWNTPTCVEDTLRKNKTLWISLNATNFTSPVTEFWERNVLSLSSGIEDIGIIKWDLALCLLLVWVICFFCIWKGVKSTGKVVYITATFPFIMLLVLLIRGVTLPGAAEGIKFYLYPDISRLADPQVWIDAGTQIFFSYAICLGAMTSLGSYNKYKYNCYRDCLLLGCLNSGTSFVSGFAIFSVLGFMAQEQGVNIADVAESGPGLAFIAYPKAVSMMPLPTFWAILFFIMLLLLGLDSQFVEVEGQITSLVDLHPSFLRKGYRREIFIAIVCFLSYLLGLTMVTEGGMYVFQLFDYYAASGVCLLWVAFFECIAVAWVYGADNIYDAIEDMIGYRPGPWMKWSWIVITPVLCVGCFIFSLAKYKPLTYNKVYTYPDWAIGLGWVLALSSMICIPMVMVIRIIRSDGSLIERIKAVAAPKEVNRWSKETESGTPFCPNGTSNGGLIKPTHIIVETMM from the exons AAAGCAGAAATATGGCAACAAAGGAAAAGCTTCAGTGCTTGAAAGATTTCCACAAGGACATCCTCAAACCTTCCCCTGGCAAGAGCCCGGGGACACGGCCTGAGGATGAGGCTGAGGGAAAGCCACCCCAGCGGGAGAAGTGGGCGAGCAAGATCGACTTCCTGCTGTCCGTGGCAGGGGGATTCATCGGTTTAGGCAACGTCTGGCGGTTCCCGTATCTCTGCTACAAAAACGGCGgag GTGCATTTCTTATAccttatttcattttcctgtttgGGGGAGGTCTTCCCGTGTTTTTCCTGGAGGTGGTGCTAGGACAGTATACCTCCGAAGGTGGAATTACATGCTGGGAAAAGATCTGCCCTATTTTCACTG GAATTGGTTATGCTTCCATAGTGATTGTGTCCCTTTTGAATGTGTACTACATCGTGATCCTGGCCTGGGGACTCTACTACCTGTTCCAGTCGTTCCAGAGTGTCCTGCCATGGGCACACTGCCACCAGAAGTGGAACACGCCGACCTGTGTGGAAGACACTCTCAGGAAGAACAAAACACTCTGGATATCACTGAATGCCACTAACTTCACCTCTCCTGTCACAGAGTTTTGGGA GCGCAATGTGCTGAGCTTGTCCTCGGGCATTGAAGATATTGGTATTATCAAGTGGGATCTAGCACTGTGTCTCCTCCTCGTCTGGGTGATATGTTTCTTCTGCATTTGGAAAGGAGTCAAATCCACTGGGAAG GTAGTGTACATCACTGCCACATTCCCATTCATCATGCTCCTTGTTCTACTCATCCGTGGCGTgaccctgcctggagctgcagaaggcATCAAGTTTTATCTTTACCCTGATATCTCACGGTTAGCTGACCCACAG GTCTGGATAGATGCAGGGACACAAATCTTCTTCTCATATGCAATCTGCTTAGGAGCAAtgacttccctggggagctaCAACAAGTACAAATACAACTGCTATAG GGACTGTTTGCTGCTGGGATGCCTGAACAGTGGTACCAGTTTTGTGTCTGGCTTCGCAATTTTTTCCGTCCTGGGCTTCATGGCACAAGAGCAAGGGGTGAACATTGCTGATGTGGCAGAGTCAG GTCCAGGCCTGGCCTTCATTGCCTACCCAAAAGCTGTGTCCATGATGCCACTGCCCACCTTTTGGGcaatccttttttttattatgcttCTGTTGCTTGGACTGGATAGCCAG TTTGTTGAAGTTGAAGGACAGATCACGTCATTAGTTGATCTGCACCCATCCTTCCTAAGGAAGGGTTACCGACGGGAAATCTTCATCGCTATAGTGTGTTTCCTTAGCTATCTTCTGGGACTAACTATGGTGACTGAG GGTGGCATGTATGTTTTTCAACTCTTTGACTACTATGCAGCTAGTGGTGTATGCCTTTTGTGGGTTGCATTCTTTGAATGTATTGCTGTAGCCTGGGTTTATG GCGCTGATAATATTTATGATGCCATTGAGGATATGATTGGATACAGACCTGGTCCCTGGATGAAGTGGAGCTGGATTGTGATCACACCAGTTCTCTGCGTG GGGTGCTTTATCTTTTCTTTGGCCAAGTATAAACCACTGACCTACAACAAGGTCTACACATACCCAGACTGGGCAATTGGCCTGGGCTGGGTTCTTGCCCTTTCCTCCATGATCTGCATCCCTATGGTGATGGTCATCCGCATCATTCGGTCAGATGGGTCACTCATTGAG AGGATAAAGGCAGTGGCTGCCCCCAAGGAGGTGAATCGGTGGTCCAAAGAAACGGAGAGTGGCACCCCCTTCTGCCCCAATGGAACTTCGAATGGCGGATTGATCAAGCCAACTCATATCATTGTGGAAACCATGATGTGA
- the SLC6A6 gene encoding sodium- and chloride-dependent taurine transporter isoform X5, which yields MEESPLPIYIEEGTEVPIESRNMATKEKLQCLKDFHKDILKPSPGKSPGTRPEDEAEGKPPQREKWASKIDFLLSVAGGFIGLGNVWRFPYLCYKNGGGAFLIPYFIFLFGGGLPVFFLEVVLGQYTSEGGITCWEKICPIFTGIGYASIVIVSLLNVYYIVILAWGLYYLFQSFQSVLPWAHCHQKWNTPTCVEDTLRKNKTLWISLNATNFTSPVTEFWERNVLSLSSGIEDIGIIKWDLALCLLLVWVICFFCIWKGVKSTGKVVYITATFPFIMLLVLLIRGVTLPGAAEGIKFYLYPDISRLADPQVWIDAGTQIFFSYAICLGAMTSLGSYNKYKYNCYRDCLLLGCLNSGTSFVSGFAIFSVLGFMAQEQGVNIADVAESGPGLAFIAYPKAVSMMPLPTFWAILFFIMLLLLGLDSQFVEVEGQITSLVDLHPSFLRKGYRREIFIAIVCFLSYLLGLTMVTEGGMYVFQLFDYYAASGVCLLWVAFFECIAVAWVYGADNIYDAIEDMIGYRPGPWMKWSWIVITPVLCVGCFIFSLAKYKPLTYNKVYTYPDWAIGLGWVLALSSMICIPMVMVIRIIRSDGSLIERIKAVAAPKEVNRWSKETESGTPFCPNGTSNGGLIKPTHIIVETMM from the exons AAAGCAGAAATATGGCAACAAAGGAAAAGCTTCAGTGCTTGAAAGATTTCCACAAGGACATCCTCAAACCTTCCCCTGGCAAGAGCCCGGGGACACGGCCTGAGGATGAGGCTGAGGGAAAGCCACCCCAGCGGGAGAAGTGGGCGAGCAAGATCGACTTCCTGCTGTCCGTGGCAGGGGGATTCATCGGTTTAGGCAACGTCTGGCGGTTCCCGTATCTCTGCTACAAAAACGGCGgag GTGCATTTCTTATAccttatttcattttcctgtttgGGGGAGGTCTTCCCGTGTTTTTCCTGGAGGTGGTGCTAGGACAGTATACCTCCGAAGGTGGAATTACATGCTGGGAAAAGATCTGCCCTATTTTCACTG GAATTGGTTATGCTTCCATAGTGATTGTGTCCCTTTTGAATGTGTACTACATCGTGATCCTGGCCTGGGGACTCTACTACCTGTTCCAGTCGTTCCAGAGTGTCCTGCCATGGGCACACTGCCACCAGAAGTGGAACACGCCGACCTGTGTGGAAGACACTCTCAGGAAGAACAAAACACTCTGGATATCACTGAATGCCACTAACTTCACCTCTCCTGTCACAGAGTTTTGGGA GCGCAATGTGCTGAGCTTGTCCTCGGGCATTGAAGATATTGGTATTATCAAGTGGGATCTAGCACTGTGTCTCCTCCTCGTCTGGGTGATATGTTTCTTCTGCATTTGGAAAGGAGTCAAATCCACTGGGAAG GTAGTGTACATCACTGCCACATTCCCATTCATCATGCTCCTTGTTCTACTCATCCGTGGCGTgaccctgcctggagctgcagaaggcATCAAGTTTTATCTTTACCCTGATATCTCACGGTTAGCTGACCCACAG GTCTGGATAGATGCAGGGACACAAATCTTCTTCTCATATGCAATCTGCTTAGGAGCAAtgacttccctggggagctaCAACAAGTACAAATACAACTGCTATAG GGACTGTTTGCTGCTGGGATGCCTGAACAGTGGTACCAGTTTTGTGTCTGGCTTCGCAATTTTTTCCGTCCTGGGCTTCATGGCACAAGAGCAAGGGGTGAACATTGCTGATGTGGCAGAGTCAG GTCCAGGCCTGGCCTTCATTGCCTACCCAAAAGCTGTGTCCATGATGCCACTGCCCACCTTTTGGGcaatccttttttttattatgcttCTGTTGCTTGGACTGGATAGCCAG TTTGTTGAAGTTGAAGGACAGATCACGTCATTAGTTGATCTGCACCCATCCTTCCTAAGGAAGGGTTACCGACGGGAAATCTTCATCGCTATAGTGTGTTTCCTTAGCTATCTTCTGGGACTAACTATGGTGACTGAG GGTGGCATGTATGTTTTTCAACTCTTTGACTACTATGCAGCTAGTGGTGTATGCCTTTTGTGGGTTGCATTCTTTGAATGTATTGCTGTAGCCTGGGTTTATG GCGCTGATAATATTTATGATGCCATTGAGGATATGATTGGATACAGACCTGGTCCCTGGATGAAGTGGAGCTGGATTGTGATCACACCAGTTCTCTGCGTG GGGTGCTTTATCTTTTCTTTGGCCAAGTATAAACCACTGACCTACAACAAGGTCTACACATACCCAGACTGGGCAATTGGCCTGGGCTGGGTTCTTGCCCTTTCCTCCATGATCTGCATCCCTATGGTGATGGTCATCCGCATCATTCGGTCAGATGGGTCACTCATTGAG AGGATAAAGGCAGTGGCTGCCCCCAAGGAGGTGAATCGGTGGTCCAAAGAAACGGAGAGTGGCACCCCCTTCTGCCCCAATGGAACTTCGAATGGCGGATTGATCAAGCCAACTCATATCATTGTGGAAACCATGATGTGA